Within Phocoena phocoena chromosome 9, mPhoPho1.1, whole genome shotgun sequence, the genomic segment GGGATAATGATATTCAGATAACTAGGGCTCCCTCCTCCATCATTACATATGACATTAACTGTACACTTAGCTCTTGATAGATACATAGCTACTATGCTATCAATTGAGCAACAGACCTGATGTGGGAGTTCTTCATCTGTGATCCAAGGAGATATTCAGGAGATCCCCCACACCTCTTAACACATACAAATTttgggacatatatatatatatatatatatatatatatatatatatatatataatatatacatacatatattccatATTTTTCCAGGGAGAAAGTCTATAACTTTCAATAGATTATCAAGGCCTTAAAAGTTAAGAACTaatgactaaaattaattttttaatttacttcagTTGACTGTGACACAACACTACTCTTCACTCTGTCTTTAAAAATCCATTACCTGTTTTACAATCCGCTGATAGTTATTATAATCTGTAAGTAGTAGCAAATATTATTACCCTTTACAGATCTCCTTCATCCAGACTCTACCATCCTGTGTCAAACCATTCACTAGCTACGATTATGAGAAATGGCTTTCAAGGCTGAGTAGTAGTATTTTAGCAGAATGGAAAATGATGACAGAGTAAAGAAATCCTCAGTGTAAGTTTTCTCAGAATATGAAGAAATTAGAATAATGTATAAAATGAGAACAGAAATTAGCCTCTATCTAGAATGATGTGTTTTCCATTGACTTCAAGATATATTCCTTCTCTATGATTTGCAATGTTAACTTATCAACTCGGATAATAAAGTGGAATTTTGTCATAAAGTATAAAATGTTCTCTTGAAAATTCTTGAGGAAATGTATCTTATGGCTCTCTTTCACGTGATCTATTTCAGATGAATTTATCTATCTGGCTTTGACAACTATTCCTATAAATTAAGAGTTTTTTCatgtcaaaaaatgaaaattattttaattctccaAACTCTGAGCTAATTGTAAGCTAAGCCTGAGATAATAAGCACACCATAAAGATCTAATATTTTCCACTTTCATTAGCATTAAAATCTCAAATTTTGTGATGACGTATTTTTCATGTAATACCTGAAGCACCCTTTCAAAAGTTTAACCCAAAGTTAATATTCATGAAAGATTACATGTCAATCACATTAGTAATATACAGTAGCATTTTAGTTTTTAGGCTTCTTCCTCTTaataaaaaaatctattcctGCTACATCATTTCATCTTGGTTTTCAAGGGCTTTCATAACTTGTCGCCAGTATTTTTCAGGACTCCGAACAGACATCTTCTAGGGTGGTCAGATCTTTCTAATGAATGTATCATGAAGACACTTCCCCAACTTATTCTCGCTTTTATCATTTGGTTGATATTATTCACCTGTATAGCCTCCCCTCCACCAAatgtatgctttttaaaagaagttaaatTCTGCTATGCCCACACATTTTTGTGATTCTCCAatcttcatttttagtttttctgaccTCCTGTATTTGCAGCTTATGCTGCACCATGTaagctttaattttaaatgtcttctatCTTTTGTTGTGGTTTCTCATGCAATCATTTTAACTCCCTGAGGAATAAGACCATATTTTGCTCATCTGTTCTATATTTTCACAGAACTTACTGCCATTTTGAGTATCCCTCCATAAATACTCATTGATCAGATAATCATTCATGCAGGTCTAGCACAGAGTAACATCCTTGGTAAGTCAATTCCCAATGCTTTGAAGAAGCTCAAGAGAGAATAATTTGAGTGAAGCACCatagatataaataataaatgctaacaAGGCTAACAGAGATCGTAGGGTACTCTAAGTACTCACAGGAATAGAACTTTATCCTCTGCTCAGAGCTGAATGTAATAagaaagattttttgttttactaattATTTTGTCAGTTGGCAATCCAGTTTTCAGTATTTCATCAATTTGGAGCAAAATTGTATCaactaattaatttaaatccAATTTTGGAAACAGTGATaagttttatttaacaaattaaCAAATTGTCCTAGTAGGGGGGCTTTCGATATTTTATTTGCTGAAACTGATTATCCAATATCTCTTCTTGATAAAGTAAAAAGGATTTGGAGTGCAATTTCAGATGCTGATTAGAAAATCAGAagaatgaagggggaaaaaaagaacatgtattaTCTGCATTGTGTACCTGTTTGGGGGGGCGGTGGGTATGCTTGTGTGAAGCGATAACAATTCTAGTCAGTATTCTTGAGGACAGCATTCAATGTGTTCTTTTTCTGAACAGAGCATGTCTCCATAAATATGCAAAGATGCTTTTAGAGTTAGTGTGATTGAACTGACCAAGGGAATTAGAGTCTAATTTTAGAATCCTaagtttttataaatattctgtattttattgtggaaaattctAATGTTTATTGTAGATTCACTTTTCAATTATAAGTGGTagataatctattttttaattagttcCCCTATAAGGCTTGAACTTTAGACAACTATCCCCCAGACAGTGGAAAAAAGGCAATGAACAACCAGATCTGTTGATCTTGATTCTTGAAAATTAACATTGTCAGAGCTGAATAGGAAGGAGACAGAagtaagaaaatgtatatttcagAAGGTCTATTCTTTGCAGTCTGTTAGTTCCAATAGTACACCACCAAGtcactacttttaaaatatcagtagaGAGCTTTTTCTTATGTTGTGCCTCTttccaggaaaacaaaatttaagtagATTTggactcagagaaaaaaaatcttttttgctCTTAATAATTCTTCGACACTGTGCTGCTTCTTCCTGTGAATTCTGTTGTTTCTAACCAATCAGTTTTTCATGAACAATATATTCCTTTCAGAAAAATTGAGCCAAAGCAATATATGAAACACAGAACTTCACTGCATAGCACCAGCATAGAATTGATTCCCAGTTGATGAATTGAGCCTGTTTATTTCTTATAAGTCATCACCATCATCTGAGCTAAAGCTACTTCTCCTACTGCTCTCTTTGGAAACTGCAGGGGAAGTGGCAGATAGCAGAGGATCTGTTCCAAATGGAGATATTGTGTCATCCAGTAGCATGTCATCCAATCTTTGTTCCTCCTTCAAAGCCGCACTAAATGATAAATCTGTGAAGTGTGACAAAGGATCAGAGAAGGCCATAGCTTGATCACAGAGCTCAGGGCTTGTCCCCTGAGACAGAACCAATTGTTGGCAATAGTCTACTGAATTCTGCTCAAGATGGGCCTGTTGTTTGGTGATGTGAGCACCTAAATCAACTGTGCCAAGTGAAGCCAGCGTTGGCAGACCATGAGCACGAGCCTGTATTTCTAGTTCCTGCAATTTCAAACAAGAATAATTAAATAACGACTTTGAAAGTAAACTCAACTCTATAGAATAAGCcacaaatagatttaaaatattaacaagcaCTCAAAATGAAGActaatacatattataaatattctttgCAAATAACAGAGTGTGGTATATTTCTAATGCCTGAAAAATAACCCTGAGGAAAAtactcagattttaaaaaactactcAGATTGTTCATTAAAGGAATACATGACATATAATGGTCCCATAGTGGCTTAGGCTACAGTACAACTATTTGGAGATAGTGGAAATCTTCTAGTCATTCTTCCTGATTAATTTCTCTCTATAGGTCCATTTCATGGAAACAGGAGTGTTTTACCTGGCAGTAAGCTTGCtcacatattaaagaaaaaatcttgaggCTTCTGAAAACCTATATTCTGAGATTTTGTGTCACATGAACAGATGAGGAGTAACAATATAAACTGGCATAATATGCCTTAAGGCAATGAAATCCATAGCAATGTTACTATAGAAATAAAAGGGGGAGAGGAGAACTTAATGTCCAATATTATCCAGAGAAACAAAGGTtctgcttattattattttttgactgggataatatttgtgtgtttataaaattgattctattttctgcatttttgcaATTAGTTATTGTCATtcattatatacttttaaagcCAACTTGATCCTAGATTTCTAATCAAAACCTAATTGAATCAATCTAATTCATGAACTTCTAAAAGGCAATAAAATTATCcttgggaagaaaaaataattgttaatgagaaaaaaataaatgagaccaaTGAATAAAACTGATGAAGGATAAATCATATGTAAGCTACATGGTTCATGGCAACGTTCTTATAAAAACCTGAATCCGGAGTAGAAGGCGCCTGTTAGCCTGCTCTAATTTCTTCTGTCTGTGTTCTAATTCTCGAGCTCTCTGTTGTTCTTTTTGTAGCCACTTGATGTACTCCACTGATGCTTTTAGAATAGTTCCTTTGTTCCAGCGCATATCACTGTAGAAAGGAGAGATAACCTTTTCACAATTGTGCATGTCAGCAGAATTCATAAGAACTTACAAAATCTTTCACATTAATATGAAATAATGATTTACATGACTATTATTCACTCTTAGATATTATTGCTtctgaatagaaattttaataGAATAGTTAAGAAGCCCTTATATAGTAAAATTAATCCCAGAATGAAAATAAGTGtcaaaagaaagtaataaagtgACTTTTTGTGGGAGAGCTAAATGCAATATCATGATTCTACCAttacagtttttatatttttagtgaaaattgcttttattattaactCTGAGATTAAAATCTATGTGCAGTATTTCTGCATTAATGAACGAGGAAATGTACattactgaggacttaagcctaaatttttttaagatcatTTCAAATGCACCAATCTTTTAACCTACTTTCTATAAGGTTGCTTTTATGcttctaggaaaagaaaaataaagtcccTCCTGAATGGTGATCCTGAGTAATTGTGAAACAAATTGGAGTTTGGCAACATCACTTTATGCAATAGAGCAAAACTTTCTAGAGTCATTAGGCAAATTTTTCTGCACAAAAAgcatcaacttttttttaaaaagctggataTCTATTTTTAAGTAAGTGTACAATAAGTAAATACAGTTGAACATTGCCAATAATCTTCAGACTGTagcatagaaaaaatattttattaaaacttatttttagacAGGAGAGATGATAAATTTGGAACTACAGACAGGCTACTGAGTTTAATATCTAAAAACATACATCAATATATTTAATACTATCTGACAATTCATAATATGTATGGAGAATAGGGCCAAACTGATTGCTAAAAGTTAATCAGAGCTGTTGAAAAATCTGGATGAATTTTCCATTTAGAATCATGAGATTTCTTTTAATACAACAGAAAGTAAACTTgtagggaaaattttaaaagacattacaCTGCATGTATTTTTGGTTTACGTGATCTACATGAAATACATGGaacttaatatgtatttattaaatgttcaGAAGTGGGAAAATGTAGTTTATGAACCTGACTGGCATGTGCCTCATTGGAAGTTCAGGTTAGACGACAATTCCATTAGCTGTAACAAATTAAAGGAAGATACATTATTCTACCACAGGTGAAAATGCTTACTAGGTGAGAATGCTGGAATAAGCCATCTTCTACTGAAAAGCACCAAACCATTGCCACGTCTGTCTCAAGCTTGAAAATGCTTTGTCAGTTCTCTGGGGCCACTACAGCTGTTAATATCTTTCCAAGCACAGTGAATTATCTAGTGGTGGGAAGGGTAGGGGGAAAAGAGGCTACTTTTGTCATTAAACCAAGAAGTTATCTGTCACTGAAAAGTGTAGTGAACTCCTGAGTTAAAACTCTAAGCAGCAACAGGAGCCTAAAGGccctaattttgttttatttcttctcatgGGAAGAAAAACTTGAAGGACAGAAGGAATAGGATGAAAACAATAACCCTAGTCAACTTTGAAGTTTAAGGTACTGtttatttagatttaaaataaaccttCAAAGTTGTggtagatccatccacctcactacaaataactcaatttcatttctttttatggctgagtaatattccattgtatatatgtcccacatcttctttatccattcatctgtcgatggacacttaggttgcttccatgtcctggctattgcaaatagagctgcaatgaacattgtggtacatgactcttttcgaagtATGGTCTTtctcatacagaatgaagtcagtcagaaaaagaaaaacaaataccatatgctaacacatatatatggaatcgaaaaaaaaaaatggttctgaagaacctcggccaggacaggaataaagacacagacatagagaatggacttgaggacacggggagggggaagggtaagccaggacgaagtgagagagtggcatggacatatatacactatcaaatgtaaaactgatagctagtgggaagcagccacatagcacagggagatcagctcagtgctttgtgaccacctagaggggtgggatagtgagggtgggagggagaggcaagagggaggagatatggggatatatatatatgtatggctgattcactttgttataaaacagaaactaacacaccattgtagagcaattatactccaataaagattttaaaaaaaaaagttgtggtaGAAAACACACAATGGGTTTTGCTACAATATCTACTTGATGTCATTTcactaaatgttttaaaagttcactCTATTTAAAGCCATTTTAATATATGAGgtttcttctgaaaatatttcaagttttcCAAATATATTAAAGAGATGTTTACCTCTCTCCCAAGATAATTTCATGCAGTTAGGCATTAAAAAACATTATATATGACATTATACTATAAACACTAACACATACAAAGACATACCTAAGGAGTGAATGTTGATACCGGcttttcattttctacaaaataattttctttgaagaaCTTACATCGTTGAGAAAGTTAAAAGCTTGAATGTATATAGGGCTAAAGCAGGTAACAGAAATATGTAAGTTGGAGTAAGAATGCTGccaggcaaaactatggaaaatgTACAATCTGTTGTCATCTTAGGGGTGCCCATTCACttagaagcattaaaaaaataaaaaagaaagaaaacaccaagACACGTCTGATTCTTCTTGCTTTGATCAACATTTTATAACTTCTGATTTAGAAAGTCTTGTTAGGTCTCATTTACTACCTCAACTGCCATTCTTACACAAAGGCCAGAGAAAGTTCTGACtgtagaagataaaaaaaatcaatacaaaaataccttaattttatatataaaaaagtagaaagaaaagaataatttgaTAGCACAACTAGAATAATTCATGCTCTGTTGGCATTTTTATATCTACAAATATGACTTTTTTTGTAAATATGATTAAAAGCACATATGAAGTAAATCACTACCACACATCTGTAGAAATGCTTCACTTTTTGTATTTGctagttttgtttggttttatttttcactgacaGTTAAGAGACTGTgtgcttttcatttcattttctcaaaatatatacCTCAACAATAGCTCTTTACTATAGTTTTTCCCTTCTGACCATACTATTTTGACCcagcaaagaagaaagaagtacAAATTTCTGAATGTTTTTCATACACAAAAATGGCAACTTCATAGAATTCAAAATGCTTTCAGGTATTAGCTTTCATTTGCTAAGCCAAACTGTAAGTTGATTCTAGCCATGAGCTGGAAAGGTCCTCAGAGCCTTTTTAAAACCAAAGCTTCAGAGTTCCAGCTACTTGCCCAAGAGCATGCGGTGTTTAGAAGATGAGTCCTAGGTCTCCTCTCTCAGTTCAGTGCTGTATCTGCAAATCTGTGGCTTTCCCACTTTTTCAAATGCATCTGCCATAAGAAATGTGTTTTCTATTGTGACCCAGCACGCTCTTTGTACTTATAACAGCAACAAAGGTTTCATGAGGTATTACTATCCTTCTAACGTGTAATATGTAATACTCTGATGTTTTCAGTGCCTACATATAATATAATagaattaaaacaattaataattcctctttctgaaatccacaaagaagagaaagtccCTTAAGAATACTTAAAATGAAGCTTTCCCAATTATGGTCCCTTTCAGATGTGATTCTGTGATAAATTGATTTTCCATATTCTAGATCAGGGGTAGACAAACTATAGCCTGCAACctgtttttgtcaataaagtttcATTGGATGCAGTCATgctctttcatatatatattgtcTATGTCTGCTTTCACGCTACAATGGTAGAGTTGAATAATTTTGAGAGACTTTATGCTCACAAAGCTTGAAATaattactatctggccctttagaggaaaagttttccatCCCCTGTTCTGGACAATGAATTAGAACCAGAAAGGAGCCATTTTACAACCAAATCTTCTATAAAAATGTAGAGTAATAATTATCCCTCACAcaagctttataatttttaagatattctCATACATattacttgattttatttttataaaaacccAGCCATATAGTTGGTGCTTTACAGGCATGGTGACATCTAAAGATGTTCAGTCAGGCTTCAGAGTCCAATTTTAGAGTCTCATCTGTTTTCTGCATATAACCTGGGCCTGGCACTACCTGGGTTAGCTCTACCGGTTAGAAGGGAAGCTCTCTTAACTGACCTTATCTAATCACTTTCAGGATTAATTAATGTTCTCCATTCCCTTTGTGATACTCACTGACTGTTGACAGAACAAAGCAGACACTAGGCTACTTTCTGAGACACGCAGGTACTTCTGTTATCCTTGTGGTGACATGTGCTTACTGACAGGCTGTTAAATGAATGCCCATTGTACTTATTATTGTGATAGTATAATTAAATTATGTGTATGTTAACTAATGgaatgcaaaagaagaaaaagcatttataaAGATAGCTATTGTTCTTaggaaaagtatattaaaagctTTGGAAAAACTCAAGTAAAATGTCAGTAGAGATAGGTTGCTAAAAAATATGCTGTAAGAAATTAGagtgcaaacattaaaaaatatccatCTACACTTAGGTGGTTGGCccttaggtttttgttttatctttaagaaattgaaatagaCTACACATTTTTGTGCAGtttatgtaagaaagaaaaattgaaacaCATTCAAACTAAAAGGTCTTGGTCTTACATCAAATGTTTGGTGAATAAAtgtgcatttatattttaagtgttaaaaaaagtcttatctggaaaatggatGTTCCCTTCTGCTAACAGAAAGAGTTGCATGCTTAGAGActtcaaaagatttgaaaattatTGGTAGGACCTACACCAAGATTGAGTTCTTCAGACTTTCTGTCCAGTGCTCTTTCTGCCATTCTACTGGAGATGCCTTCACTATCTACTATGCCCATAAGAATAAATATGGCATTCCCTTCTAttataaatggatgaattgtcCAAGTGAACTAGCACATTTACATTTAGGGAAAGAATACTTTCAAATTTCACAAATATCACTTTATCAAACATCATCATTTCTGAATAATGGATTTTTGCCAGTATCTGGAGAGTCCAGTTCTCAGTctgaacaaaacatttttttctagtcaTTATTAATGCTACaatgttttcatgtttttagAGAAACACTTAACATGCTAaattgatattttgttttatcaACTATTTCTTGAAATTTACAACCTCAATCATCTTGTTTAACTGACTTTGTGACTGTATGACACCATAACCTAGCTGAAAATTTAATTGCAATAACCGATTATTGACTGGCATCAATCAGCCTGTTTTTACAATTCTATTTTTTCTGCTTGCATATCGCCAGAATTTTGGAACCTCTGAAAATTCAACATTCCAATTTTCACGTACACATAAATCTTAAATTGGAAGGAGTGCTATAATCATAAATTGAGGATGCCAGTCAGTATCATGAAAGCATTTGGTACTACCACTAAATTTGCAAATATTGGTGCCATACAGAAAAATCCACTAAATACTGAGaagaaataatttacttatttcctATAGCTCAATAGGACAAGTGTTAGTAACAACGTTGATGCTTAATAACTGTCAGCcttgaatagatatttaaaaatgagaCCAGCAGTAGCCTTATCTTTACCACAGCTGGTTAGTTTCCTAGTCTTtggttctcccctccccctctctcccacccattttttttgggggggggattgAAAccataacattattaaaatgattgGTGAACTCACGGATCATTAGACTTTGGAATAAGAGTGCCAAGCTCCTTGATTCGGTAATTAATATTATACCTTCTTCTTCTTtcaactattaaaaaagaaatattattgatTATTCTCATTAAAGCATAATTCATTTTTGGTCAGCTGTAAACTTTCTTAACAATCTTTGAAAAACAATGAGCAAAAAAGTTTCATTTAGTGAAAAGGGtacttctcaaaaataaaaaattc encodes:
- the TFEC gene encoding transcription factor EC isoform X3 is translated as MMKEKEKTIAIVKVIDTSKLKLLSGSILDVYSGEQGISPVNMGLTSASCPNSLPMKREITETDTRALAKERQKKDNHNLIERRRRYNINYRIKELGTLIPKSNDPDMRWNKGTILKASVEYIKWLQKEQQRARELEHRQKKLEQANRRLLLRIQELEIQARAHGLPTLASLGTVDLGAHITKQQAHLEQNSVDYCQQLVLSQGTSPELCDQAMAFSDPLSHFTDLSFSAALKEEQRLDDMLLDDTISPFGTDPLLSATSPAVSKESSRRSSFSSDDGDDL
- the TFEC gene encoding transcription factor EC isoform X1, with the protein product MTLDHQIVHQTLKRSHPPTPSSALLVQHGHQSPESNTGPTGNPLTKLLTLGKEDDNVEWHMEDVIEDIIGTESSFKEEGTDSPLLMQRTLSGSILDVYSGEQGISPVNMGLTSASCPNSLPMKREITETDTRALAKERQKKDNHNLIERRRRYNINYRIKELGTLIPKSNDPDMRWNKGTILKASVEYIKWLQKEQQRARELEHRQKKLEQANRRLLLRIQELEIQARAHGLPTLASLGTVDLGAHITKQQAHLEQNSVDYCQQLVLSQGTSPELCDQAMAFSDPLSHFTDLSFSAALKEEQRLDDMLLDDTISPFGTDPLLSATSPAVSKESSRRSSFSSDDGDDL
- the TFEC gene encoding transcription factor EC isoform X2 — protein: MTLDHQIVHQTLKRSHPPTPSSALLVQHGHQSPESNTGPTGNPLTKLLTLGKEDDNVEWHLSGSILDVYSGEQGISPVNMGLTSASCPNSLPMKREITETDTRALAKERQKKDNHNLIERRRRYNINYRIKELGTLIPKSNDPDMRWNKGTILKASVEYIKWLQKEQQRARELEHRQKKLEQANRRLLLRIQELEIQARAHGLPTLASLGTVDLGAHITKQQAHLEQNSVDYCQQLVLSQGTSPELCDQAMAFSDPLSHFTDLSFSAALKEEQRLDDMLLDDTISPFGTDPLLSATSPAVSKESSRRSSFSSDDGDDL